The Apodemus sylvaticus unplaced genomic scaffold, mApoSyl1.1 scaffold_354, whole genome shotgun sequence genome includes a region encoding these proteins:
- the LOC127676101 gene encoding zinc finger protein 431-like yields MLGDSFKQARSCKMNAVTYDDVLVKFTREEWALLDASQKSLYKDVMLETYRNLTAIGYNWEDHNDIEEYCEDSVRQKRHLQRDKPIHTREKLYECMQYDGAFARNNYLPLHKRIYTVSIVYYTSLQTHRRTHTAEKLCDCNQRGKAYYCQSDLQKHKRTHSGEKPFECKQCGKAFAQNSHLQSHERIHTGEKPYECNQCGKSFAEHYLLHRHTRAHTGERRYECNRCSKAFSSKSSLQVHKRTHMQERPYECTQCGKAFARKSHLQSHIRTHSGEKPYECTQCGKVFARHSHLKIHNRTHSGEKPYECNQCSKAFAQKGDLQKHKTTHTGEKPFECNQCGKAFARHTNLQRHKRTYMGEKAYECNQCGKAFSERGSLQVHIRRHTGEKPYKCNQCSKAFSQRGGLHMHMRRHTGEKPYECNQCSKGFLSQCSLQVHKRTHTGEKPFECNQCGKAFAQKSHLKIHKTTHTGEKPFECNQCGKAFAQHSYLQRHKITHTGEKPFECNQCGKAFAQHTHLQRHKITHTGEKPYECNQCGKAFSERRNLQVHIRRHTGEKPYEYNQCSKAFPSQGNLQLHKIRHMGESP; encoded by the exons AATGCAGTGACATATGATGATGTACTGGTGAAGTTTACACGGGAAGAATGGGCTTTGTTGGATGCTTcgcagaagagtctctacaaggatgtgatgctggagacctatagGAACCTCACTGCAATAG GTTATAACTGGGAAGATCACAATGATATTGAAGAatattgtgaagattctgtaagACAGAAAAG GCATCTTCAAAGGGATAAACCAATTCATActagagagaaactttatgaatgtatgCAATATGACGGAGCCTTTGCAAGAAACAATTACCTTCCATTACATAAAAGGATATATACTGTATCCATTGTGTATTATACTAGTCTTCAAACACATAGAAGAACACACACTGCAGAAAAACTCTGTGATTGTAACCAAAGAGGTAAAGCCTATTATTGTCAAA GCGATCTTCAGaagcataaaagaacacattctggagagaaaccattTGAGTGTAagcaatgtggcaaagcctttgcacaaaacAGCCATCTTCAAAGTCATGAGAGAAtacataccggagagaaaccctatgaatgtaaccagtgTGGCAAGTCCTTTGCAGAACACTACCTTCTTCACAGACATACAAGAGCACATACCGGAGAGAGGCGCTATGAATGTAACCGATGTAGCAAAGCATTTTCATCAAAAAGCAGTCTTCAagtgcataaaagaacacatatgcaaGAGAGACCCTATGAATGTACCcagtgtggcaaagcctttgcacgaAAGAGCCATCTCCAAAGCCATATAAGaacacattctggagagaaaccctatgaatgtaccCAGTGTGGCAAAGTCTTTGCACGTCACAGCCATCTTAAAATTCATAATAGaacacattctggagagaaaccctatgaatgcaaCCAATGTTccaaagcctttgcacaaaaAGGTGATCTTCAAAagcataaaacaacacatactggagagaaaccctttgaatgtaaccaatgtggcaaagcctttgcacgaCACACCAATcttcaaaggcataaaagaacatatatgggAGAGAAagcctatgaatgtaaccaatgtggcaaagcatTTTCAGAACGAGGCAGTCTTCAAGTGCATATAAGaagacatactggagagaaaccctacaaatgtaaCCAATGTAGCAAAGCATTTTCACAACGAGGCGGTCTTCACATGCATATGAGaagacatactggagagaaaccctatgaatgtaaccaatgtagTAAAGGATTTTTATCACAATGCAGTCTTCAagtgcataaaagaacacatactggagagaaaccctttgaatgtaaccaatgtggcaaagcctttgcacaaaagagccatcttaaaattcataaaacaacacatactggagagaaaccctttgaatgtaaccaatgtggcaaagcctttgcacaacaCAGCTATCTTCAAAggcataaaataacacatactggagagaaaccctttgaatgtaaccaatgtggcaaagcctttgcacaacaCACCCATCTTCAAAggcataaaataacacatactggagagaaaccctatgaatgtaaccaatgtggcaaagcatTTTCAGAACGACGCAATCTTCAAGTGCATATAAGaagacatactggagagaaaccctacgaATATAACCAGTGTAGCAAAGCATTTCCATCACAAGGCAATCTTCAACTGCATAAAATAAGACATATGGGAGAGAGTCCCTAA